The proteins below come from a single Mugil cephalus isolate CIBA_MC_2020 chromosome 7, CIBA_Mcephalus_1.1, whole genome shotgun sequence genomic window:
- the zgc:153615 gene encoding schwannomin-interacting protein 1 isoform X2, with protein sequence MVHQEKRVYQAQRNERESIRQKLALGSFYDDEPVIYTSCSKNGPSSRLQSGVNLQVCFVNDSSSDKDSDAEDSRTETSLDTPLSPVSKQSSSLSDRDTAEEDSDPLDDCGGFWRVQRRLQEEARVALALARPMARMQVEVERQIQLHRRSPVADLLPHLPHISEGLMKRNLRRGDMRDMSLGQLQVITNDLHSQIQSLNEELVQLLLMRDELHVEQDAMLVDIEDLTRHAHSHQRHQAEKTISK encoded by the exons ATGGTTCACCAGGAGAAACGCGTTTACCAG GCCCAGAGGAATGAGCGAGAGTCCATCAGGCAGAAACTCGCCCTTGGCAGTTTCTATGACGACGAGCCCGTCATCTACACCAGCTGCAGCAAGAACGGCCCATCCTCCCG GCTGCAGAGTGGGGTGAACCTGCAGGTGTGTTTCGTTAACGACAGCAGCAGCGACAAAGACAGCGATGCTGAGGACAGCAGGACAGAGACCAGTCTGGACACGCCGCTCTCACCTGTG AGCAAGCAGAGCTCGTCACTATCTGACCGAGACACTGCGGAGGAGGACTCTGACCCGTTAGACGACTGCGGCGGGTTTTGGAGGGTGCAGCGGAGACTTCAGGAGGAGGCCCGGGTGGCGCTGGCTTTGGCTAGACCCATGGCCCGCatgcaggtggaggtggagaggcaAATCCAGCTGCACAGACGTTCACCTGTGGCTGACCTG CTTCCCCATCTACCCCACATCAGCGAGGGCTTAATGAAGAGGAATCTGAGGCGAGGGGACATGAGGGACATGAGTCTCGGACAGCTGCAAGTCATCACGAATGACTTACACTCACAGATTCAGA GTCTAAACGAGGAGctggtgcagctgctgctgatgaggGACGAGCTGCATGTGGAGCAGGACGCCATGCTGGTGGACATAGAGGACCTCACCAG GCATGCGCACAGCCATCAGCGGCACCAGGCTGAGAAAACTATCTCTAAATAA
- the LOC125011120 gene encoding uncharacterized protein LOC125011120 isoform X1 produces MTNEETWRGWNLSLQCAHNKMALKAMEPGSALSFPLIQVPETCDYSTHHNELGLVLVVPYDGCNVMLENGRYVLSMRWLESPVKLVCPMSPTTPESTEQSRKFLFHRRPWKHLRSKRDTNHYDSVFDPSNLYYHYWYEYYMYVLNTLLTANTATTSEPDSEKVPFYPNYIYYPYYSYFPPHIPPEMTTESQATPTVGHGTTINTPHYFMYYPYPHYQPDGQPLFQEIPDYFQFHYFPINQNFHGKPPYPQTPDLHTQTAELLPPTASKPLDATPTTSPMTKPATKPTTEPTTICPKRKYKLCARKTTSTSSGQHKPYVPLNQLPFTPYVSYKAADIVRDDQIDLPKEDGKYGIRSLENSDADADIPLLSNSTDKDNDQYD; encoded by the exons ATGACTAATGAAGAAACATGGAGGGGCTGGAacctttctctgcagtgtgctcATAACAAGATGGCATTGAAGGCTATGGAACCTG GCAGtgctctttccttccctctaaTCCAGGTGCCTGAAACTTGTGACTACTCAACGCATCACAACGAGCTGGGGCTTGTTTTAGTCGTTCCTTATGATGGCTGCAATGTGATGCTAGAG AATGGGAGATATGTGTTGTCAATGAGATGGTTGGAGAGTCCAGTTAAACTTGTCTGCCCCATGTCGCCAACTACCCCTGAGTCCACTGAACAGTCCCGGAAATTTCTTTTCCATCGCAGGCCCTGGAAACATCTTCGGAGTAAACGAGATACAAATCACTATGATTCTGTCTTTGATCCCAGTAATCTATATTATCACTATTGGTACGAGTATTACATGTATGTGTTGAATACTCTATTAACTGCAAACACTGCAACAACTAGTGAGCCAGATTCTGAGAAGGTCCCCTTTTACccaaattacatttattatccTTACTACTCCTACTTCCCTCCTCATATCCCACCGGAGATGACCACAGAGTCACAAGCCACTCCCACTGTTGGACATGGGACAACCATAAACACTCCccattattttatgtattatcCTTATCCCCATTACCAACCCGATGGGCAACCGCTATTTCAAGAAATCCCAGATTATTTTCAATTCCACTACTTCCCAATCAACCAGAATTTTCATGGTAAACCTCCATACCCACAAACTCCggatctgcacacacaaactgctGAGCTTCTGCCTCCCACAGCCAGTAAACCACTTGACGCCACTCCCACCACCAGCCCGATGACCAAACCTGCCACCAAGCCGACAACCGAACCCACCACAATTTGTccgaaaagaaaatataaactaTGTGCCCGTAAGACGACGTCAACCAGCAGTGGTCAACATAAACCTTATGTCCCTTTGAACCAGCTCCCCTTCACTCCATATGTTTCATACAAGGCAGCTGACATAGTCCGAGATGACCAGATAGATTTGCCTAAAGAAGATGGCAAGTACGGGATCCGGTCTCTGGAAAACTCGGATGCAGATGCAGATATTCCCTTGCTTTCTAACTCGACAGATAAAGACAATGACCAGTATGACTAG
- the zgc:153615 gene encoding schwannomin-interacting protein 1 isoform X1, whose amino-acid sequence MEDYDVDMDEEEEGDVFTRKATTGHWWEDCDGSGERQHQREGGCMVNSRSWAEELQDVFAPQVCYNVGRTRLSSISAQRNERESIRQKLALGSFYDDEPVIYTSCSKNGPSSRLQSGVNLQVCFVNDSSSDKDSDAEDSRTETSLDTPLSPVSKQSSSLSDRDTAEEDSDPLDDCGGFWRVQRRLQEEARVALALARPMARMQVEVERQIQLHRRSPVADLLPHLPHISEGLMKRNLRRGDMRDMSLGQLQVITNDLHSQIQSLNEELVQLLLMRDELHVEQDAMLVDIEDLTRHAHSHQRHQAEKTISK is encoded by the exons ATGGAGGACTATGATGTGGACatggatgaagaagaggagggagacgtATTCACCAGGAAGGCCACAACGGGCCACTGGTGGGAGGACTGTGACGGCAGCGGCGAAAGGCAGcaccagagagaaggaggctgcatgGTAAACAGCCGCAGCTGGGCTGAGGAGCTCCAGGATGTCTTTGCACCACAAGTGTGTTACAATGTAGGGAGAACCAGGCTGTCCAGCATCTCG GCCCAGAGGAATGAGCGAGAGTCCATCAGGCAGAAACTCGCCCTTGGCAGTTTCTATGACGACGAGCCCGTCATCTACACCAGCTGCAGCAAGAACGGCCCATCCTCCCG GCTGCAGAGTGGGGTGAACCTGCAGGTGTGTTTCGTTAACGACAGCAGCAGCGACAAAGACAGCGATGCTGAGGACAGCAGGACAGAGACCAGTCTGGACACGCCGCTCTCACCTGTG AGCAAGCAGAGCTCGTCACTATCTGACCGAGACACTGCGGAGGAGGACTCTGACCCGTTAGACGACTGCGGCGGGTTTTGGAGGGTGCAGCGGAGACTTCAGGAGGAGGCCCGGGTGGCGCTGGCTTTGGCTAGACCCATGGCCCGCatgcaggtggaggtggagaggcaAATCCAGCTGCACAGACGTTCACCTGTGGCTGACCTG CTTCCCCATCTACCCCACATCAGCGAGGGCTTAATGAAGAGGAATCTGAGGCGAGGGGACATGAGGGACATGAGTCTCGGACAGCTGCAAGTCATCACGAATGACTTACACTCACAGATTCAGA GTCTAAACGAGGAGctggtgcagctgctgctgatgaggGACGAGCTGCATGTGGAGCAGGACGCCATGCTGGTGGACATAGAGGACCTCACCAG GCATGCGCACAGCCATCAGCGGCACCAGGCTGAGAAAACTATCTCTAAATAA
- the LOC125011120 gene encoding uncharacterized protein LOC125011120 isoform X2: MTNEETWRGWNLSLQCAHNKMALKAMEPGSALSFPLIQVPETCDYSTHHNELGLVLVVPYDGCNVMLEAADIVRDDQIDLPKEDGKYGIRSLENSDADADIPLLSNSTDKDNDQYD, from the exons ATGACTAATGAAGAAACATGGAGGGGCTGGAacctttctctgcagtgtgctcATAACAAGATGGCATTGAAGGCTATGGAACCTG GCAGtgctctttccttccctctaaTCCAGGTGCCTGAAACTTGTGACTACTCAACGCATCACAACGAGCTGGGGCTTGTTTTAGTCGTTCCTTATGATGGCTGCAATGTGATGCTAGAG GCAGCTGACATAGTCCGAGATGACCAGATAGATTTGCCTAAAGAAGATGGCAAGTACGGGATCCGGTCTCTGGAAAACTCGGATGCAGATGCAGATATTCCCTTGCTTTCTAACTCGACAGATAAAGACAATGACCAGTATGACTAG